The following coding sequences are from one Diprion similis isolate iyDipSimi1 chromosome 9, iyDipSimi1.1, whole genome shotgun sequence window:
- the LOC124410649 gene encoding leucine-rich repeat-containing protein 15-like, with protein sequence MPYVRHLLGFLALILGASFTLGFVVSEPRPPCHVYNAVTRCYNVQIPDLENYLLDIEEEASHTLEITHSNLSVLSREPFHVKRNWEVLYMATNGIAEIEYDAFMKLEKVITINLERNLLTSLNPRTFTYCYLLVKLILSYNPLTLSDEESFLEANQIQYLDISFTNIRNLPLNTFKLLLKLRYLNISNNQLEVLDNEVFAPLLHLEVLDINNNNFKVIDYKVFSIHSLTHLYNDWVCDCNFKIVFYRIFENVTLAHDAVRCSENATWTEMKALECSHYVPNKTLYNNLEEYWAATGVGKQISPIEETVIPPDILLVILSSVIVFLVLILTLVLLCWCRTRNKVKINHPEEHSLDTSWQYGTVSLHRTGYDPGKGAGAGTPTVSAPILQNSTIEGIPMTSIRPTAPRMADVYQRIDPGEHDVSYSDQEADDVALYERMH encoded by the coding sequence ATGCCGTATGTGCGGCATCTTCTCGGGTTCCTCGCCCTGATATTGGGGGCGAGTTTTACCTTGGGTTTTGTAGTAAGCGAACCGCGCCCTCCGTGTCACGTTTACAACGCCGTAACGCGGTGTTACAACGTCCAGATACCGGATTTGGAGAATTACTTACTAGATATCGAAGAGGAGGCGAGCCACACGCTCGAGATAACGCATTCGAACTTAAGTGTTCTGAGCAGGGAGCCGTTCCACGTGAAGAGGAACTGGGAGGTGTTGTACATGGCGACAAATGGCATCGCCGAAATCGAGTACGACGCTTTTATGAAGCTGGAAAAGGTGATAACGATAAACCTCGAGCGAAACTTGTTGACGTCGCTGAATCCGAGGACGTTTACCTACTGTTATTTACTTGTTAAGTTAATATTAAGCTACAACCCACTGACGTTGAGCGACGAGGAATCCTTCCTCGAGGCGAACCAGATCCAGTATCTCGACATCTCGTTCACCAACATAAGGAATCTGCCGCTAAACACCTTCAAGCTTCTCCTCAAGCTGAGGTACCTCAACATCTCGAACAACCAGCTCGAGGTACTCGACAACGAGGTATTCGCCCCTCTCCTCCACCTCGAGGTCCTAgacatcaacaacaacaacttcaAGGTAATCGACTACAAGGTATTCTCGATCCACAGTCTTACCCACCTCTACAACGACTGGGTCTGCGACTGCAACTTCAAGATCGTATTCTACAGAATATTCGAGAATGTCACCCTCGCCCACGACGCTGTTCGATGCTCGGAGAACGCGACTTGGACGGAGATGAAGGCCCTCGAATGCAGCCACTACGTGCCCAACAAAACCCTCTACAACAACCTCGAGGAATACTGGGCGGCAACCGGTGTCGGGAAGCAGATTTCACCCATCGAGGAGACCGTCATACCGCCCGACATACTGCTCGTCATTCTATCCTCCGTGATCGTCTTCCTGGTCCTGATACTCACCCTTGTGCTATTATGCTGGTGCCGGACGAGGAACAAAGTGAAGATCAATCACCCGGAGGAGCACAGCTTGGACACCAGCTGGCAGTACGGCACAGTCTCGTTGCACAGGACCGGCTACGATCCTGGCAAGGGTGCGGGTGCGGGCACCCCGACCGTGTCGGCACCGATCCTTCAGAACTCGACGATCGAGGGAATACCGATGACGAGTATAAGGCCCACCGCCCCGAGGATGGCGGACGTTTATCAGAGGATAGATCCAGGGGAGCATGACGTCAGCTATTCGGATCAGGAAGCCGACGACGTTGCCTTGTACGAACGGATGCATTGA